In Lotus japonicus ecotype B-129 chromosome 5, LjGifu_v1.2, one genomic interval encodes:
- the LOC130720230 gene encoding uncharacterized protein LOC130720230, with amino-acid sequence MGVGISVLIALKATIYMLLFAYLQNLGFTLLSIPLLYASLVSFLVSIASHPSIDLPLLLGKNHDGSFPIMSLIIFSPYLYFVRFFSALRRLKSGEAPYTEVHEGIYVGGWPGSPDMLPPGGPAIIDCTCEFPRVKGFTVGMPYRCFPTWDTRSPRPADIEAAVKWAIRQREINRPIFVHCAYGHGRSVAVMCALLVALGITEDWKNAEKLIKQKRPYIRMNALHRKALEEWSRHRLSK; translated from the exons ATGGGTGTTGGAATTTCAGTGTTGATCGCACTGAAAGCAACAATCTATATGCTTCTCTTCGCgtatcttcaaaacctgggttTCACACTCTTATCAATTCCATTACTCTACGCATCGCTAGTCTCATTCCTAGTCTCAATCGCATCACACCCATCCATCGATCTTCCCCTTCTTCTCGGGAAGAATCACGATGGAAGCTTCCCAATCATGTCACTCATCATCTTCAGCCCTTACCTCTACTTCGTTCGATTCTTCTCCGCGCTGCGGAGGCTCAAAAGCGGGGAAGCTCCTTACACGGAGGTTCATGAGGGGATTTACGTCGGTGGCTGGCCTGGTTCGCCGGATATGTTGCCGCCGGGAGGACCTGCTATCATTGACTGCACCTGTGAGTTTCCCAGGGTGAAGGGTTTTACTGTGGGGATGCCTTATCGCTGTTTTCCGACGTGGGATACGAGGTCGCCGAGACCTGCTGATATTGAAGCTGCTGTGAAGTGGGCGATTCGGCAGAGGGAGATCAATAGGCCCATTTTTGTTCACTGTGCTTATG GTCATGGCAGAAGTGTTGCTGTTATGTGTGCACTGTTAGTGGCACTAGGTATCACAGAGGATTGGAAGAATGCTGAGAAACTGATCAAGCAAAAACGACCTTACATTCGGATGAATGCTCTCCATCGCAAGGCGCTTGAAGAGTGGTCCAGACACCGGTTGTCGAAGTAG